The following nucleotide sequence is from Podospora bellae-mahoneyi strain CBS 112042 chromosome 1 map unlocalized CBS112042p_1, whole genome shotgun sequence.
GGCGCTTCAGGCTGCGTACAAGCAGTTTCTAGCTGCACCAACCCCGACTGTGCTCGCGCAAGACGCGTCTCTGCACTACATTacctcgacgacgagcttCAACGGTCCCGATAGCATTATCAAGCACTTTTCGACCTTCCGCAAccagagcaagaagaagaaggaagacgTGCTTTTCGTTATCGAGGGGCAGAACGCCGTGGTCCTGGAGGCTGAGCTTGTCATCGAATTTATTTCCAGCGGCGGCCCGTATCTGCCTGGATTGGACGACAACTTCCTTGCCGACCGGACTGTGTCTTTTGCCGTTACCCACATCGTCTTGTTCGATGCCGACGGCAAGATTCTCCAGATCCGCCAGAACTGGGACCAAGGGTCGCTGCTGAAGCAACTCGACGTTATTGGCAAGTCGGGTCGCAACTGGCCCATTCGCGATGGCAAGGACCAGGTCAGCTTGATTGCGAAATGCGTCAAGGGAGGCGGAGCTCCTGGGTTTACTACTGATCTTCCCATGCATAACCGCACCAAGTCAACCAACCCTCTCCGTGATCCTCACGCCTCCTTGGCTTTGTTCGCCCCGCGCGACGAGCAGGAAGAGGTTACCGTCGTCTCTCCCTATGCTGGCCGCAGACCTACCCAGCGTTCCTTTACCGAAATTCTGGGCGACGAGCCTGAGGAGCCCGCTTCCCCCAGCAACGGCCGCGAGCGTTCTGTGTCTCCAAGCAAGGCCAAGGCCGGGGTTAGCAAGAACTTCCAAGCTGTCCGCCTTTTTGACCGCGACGATGGTACCGCCGAGGCCGACACGCCCGAGAACGGCAGATCGCCCGAACGTGTCATCCGCCCGAACCCAAAGAAGTACCAACactttgactttgatgaCGGCCACTCTCAGGAGGCCCCGAAGcccgctcctgctcccgcAAAGAGCTCCAAGCATGGTGCTTCGTGGGGCTTTGAGGACTTCGTAACACCACAAAAGCCGACAGCATCCCGCACCTTGCACAAGGCCCGGGAAGCTCGCAATTGGTCTACTGAAGATGGCATTACTGAGGAGCAACCTGCCCCCAAGGCCCAGCAGGCCAAGGGCCGCATTACTGCCGAGGCTCATTTTGACTTTGTCGACGACGGTGAGACGCCAGCTGGCGGTCGGTTCCGCGGCCCACCCCGTGGTAGGGGTCAGAATGAAGGGCAGCACCTCTACGAAATGAACCTGTACAAGGAGGACGGCAGTGCGCCGACCCCAGGTCCTGCTCCTCTCGGCAATATTACAAACCAAGCCGGACGCCACAAGTCATTCGATCCTCACTTTGAGATGACGGATGAGTCTCCTCGGGATAGCAACAACGGCAAagacaaggctgagaagctcgGTGATGACAGGAAGAAGGCAGTGCGCATGATGGAGAGCAACTGGGAGACCTATGATGTTTCGCCCGCTGCCCTGAAggagaacaacaaccccaatgGCAAGACGAGAGGAATTGTCACAGCCGGTGATGGCATGGGCAATAAGAAGGGCGGTTGGGGCTTGGCCGAGAAGAAAGAGCGCGGCATCAACACTGCTGGTGACGGGATGGGTGGCAGAAAGGGTGCTGGCCGCGGGTGGGCGCTGGGTGACGAGAGCGACGAGGACGCGCCAACTCAGCCCCAGAAAAAGGGCGGCCGTGGGCCTCCTGCCAAGGCGGAGAGCTTCTGGGACTTTTAAGAACGGATTTCGCATTTTTTTGATCATGATCAGTCCACTTTCATGACAAGAAAGACAGCTTGTACATCTACTGGGAGGTCCTTTTTACAGAGCATGctctgtttcttttttctgtgTGAGGCTCGTCGATGTTTCCTGGGCGTTTTTGCCAGTTGACGGAGTATCAAGAGCGTGGAGGGAAGGGTTATAAAAATGGAACCCTGTGATTTTTATGTTATGATTGATTGTTGTTATGCTTTAACTGGCCTGGATGAGGATAGGAAGAAGGAACTGGGATATGTTTGTTTAGATTACCAGGTAGTGTAAACTGATTTCAACCGAAGAGAGACTTTTACTTTACTTGCCGGTGATGTTTTCTCTCAGGGCTTATGGCGCGCTGTTGCGAACTTCTTCAGATCAGTCTGTAGACTATTTGCCACAACTAAAGAGAGGTTTCAGAAATTTGGGTTTGAGCAATTCGAAGTGTCTTTGAATGCTATATATCAAACATAATCCAGCCATCCTCCTGAAAAGAGAACAACCCGCCATGTGTAAAATAACGTCAAGCTTTTATACGCGAGGCGCGAGCATCATATATCTCATTCCCCCTCACGCTCGCTGCCCTTTgccctttcctttccataTCAACACAAATACCTATAAaccctcttccacctcggcATCCCtctcaactccctctccctctcccactccaaCTCCGGCTTCGTCAACAACGAAAAAACAGGCAAACCCCTTGCCctcgcaccaccaccaccaccagcagaaTGACTGTTCCAGTACACCAcccctgccctcctcctccctgtATCAAGATCGATATCCTCcagcctcaccaccttggTACTAAACCAGATCTTGTATCCCGCCCAGAAGAGGACAATGATCGGCACGCAACTGCACTGCAAAAAAACGTTGTGCACCACGTCGCCCTGGTTGTTGATCGTCACCCCGCTGCCGTTTCCCGTCGGGACAGTCGGGACGACGCGGCGGGCTCCTTCGGGTGCGGTGGAAAACTCGTCGACCGCGTCTGGGTCGGGGAGAGTAGGGGGGATGGGCCAGGCGGCCGTCCAGAACTGGGCGATGAGCACCAATATGTTGAGGAACAGTCCGATCCAGGAGCCGGTTACACCTGCCTGGGAGAGGTAGGAGAGTTCGTCGAGTGAGCGCCCCTGGACGGCCCAGGCTTTCCGAAAGCGGATGTGCGCCAGGCAGATGGAGGCCCATGtgaagattgaggagaggCCGGTGATGGCCAGGAGCCAGTTGAGCACCTCGGAGGGTTGGTCAAGGTCGGCTAGGTACCCCAGTAGGCCAAAGGcggtggcgatgaggatTGATATAAGGGGACGCCCGCGGCGGTCGACGTACCCGAGTATTTTGGGAGCTTGTCCCTGATCTGCGAGAGCAGCCAACGTCCGGGAGGAGCCGAACACGGCCGAGTTGCCCACGGATACCACCGCCATGAGGATCACCGCGTTCATGATACCagggaggatggcgatgcCAGCTGATTCAATCGCGATGAcaaaaggggaggaggacgcaTCGGCAAAAGATTCCGCTCCCAAGAGATCGGGGTGGTTGTAGGGAACCAAAAGTCCCACAAGCGCGAGAGAGATGAGATAAAACAGTGTGATCCGCCAAAAGACTTGCTTGATAGCCGTGGGGAGCGATTTCCTCGGGTTGACCGCTTCTGCAGCcgccaaaccaaccaactcGATCCCCGTAAAGGCAAACGCCGCCGTGACGAAGATGGTGCAGAACCCCTTGAACCCATTGTTGAACGCGCCGGGATCTTTCCAATACCTCCCTCCTATGTAGCCCTCGTGGGGGAACCCGCCAATGTTGATGACACATCCCAAGAGGACAAACCCTATAATGGCGATGACTTTCAGGATGGAGAAACAGAACTCTGCTTCGCCGTACCCTCTGACGCCGACGAGGTTTATCACCACgatggcgacgaggaagacTGTGACAAAGATGGATCGGTGGATGTCCTCCCTCCAGTAGTTGACCGTCATGCTTCCCGCAATAATCTCAAGCGGCAGACAAACCAGCCACTGGAGGGCGTAATTCCAACCCATCGAGAATCCCAGGGCCGGATCGAGGAAGCGGGTCGAGTAAGCCGAGAAACTGCCAGCGACGGGGAAGGCGACGGCGAGCTCGCCGAGCGCTTGCATGGTGCAGTAGAGCATGCCGCCGATGAAGGCATATGCCAACAGCATCGAGGCCGGGCCGCCAGCAGTGAGCGTCGAGCCCGACACGACAAAGAGGCCGGTTCCTGTTGCCCATGACACATTAGCCCCTATTCTATTTttaaacaacaacaacaacaaaagagaaACCATACCAACCGTCCCCCCCAATGCAATCATCTGCAAATGCCTCCCCTTCAGCTCCCTCGAAAGCTGCGTATTCGCCGTGTTGACATTAGCAGCGTGCAAATCAAAGTAATGCCCTCCGAGATgcctctccttttcctctctactactaccaccaccaccattatTACCACCTCCTCGCGAGCTACCCCCTGCTATCGTCGACGACCCTTTACTGCTTCCCACGCCGTGAACCACCGTTGCGGATGTGATCCTCCTTCCGGGATCCCTCCGAAAGGAGTTAACCCAGCTCTGTACATAGTGCGAAGGTGTGTGCgagtgggcggtggtgctattgctgtcgttgtcgtcttcGGGGTGGCTAGAGAGGAAGTcacggcggaggaggctgctgcgtTGGCCACTGTTTGTGTTGAGCGttgtggcggtggaggggtgtgGAGTGTTTGGTTTTGGCATTTCTTAGGTATATAAGGATATTAAAAGCTAACAAAAGAGAATTATGGTTGATTATGGAGAGACATGCTACGTCAAAAGGGGTGCCCAAGATAGAGTTGCGATGATGGCGTATGGGTCGCACATCGAGGTccaagagggaggggtgggtgtaCGATGGGAGCTTCTGACAATGTCTATTGGTGTTTGATGTTCCAGGAAGAATATGAACAGCAGATGATCAACTCGATAGGT
It contains:
- the HIP1_1 gene encoding histidine permease (EggNog:ENOG503NUN0; COG:E); protein product: MPKPNTPHPSTATTLNTNSGQRSSLLRRDFLSSHPEDDNDSNSTTAHSHTPSHYVQSWVNSFRRDPGRRITSATVVHGVGSSKGSSTIAGGSSRGGGNNGGGGSSREEKERHLGGHYFDLHAANVNTANTQLSRELKGRHLQMIALGGTVGTGLFVVSGSTLTAGGPASMLLAYAFIGGMLYCTMQALGELAVAFPVAGSFSAYSTRFLDPALGFSMGWNYALQWLVCLPLEIIAGSMTVNYWREDIHRSIFVTVFLVAIVVINLVGVRGYGEAEFCFSILKVIAIIGFVLLGCVINIGGFPHEGYIGGRYWKDPGAFNNGFKGFCTIFVTAAFAFTGIELVGLAAAEAVNPRKSLPTAIKQVFWRITLFYLISLALVGLLVPYNHPDLLGAESFADASSSPFVIAIESAGIAILPGIMNAVILMAVVSVGNSAVFGSSRTLAALADQGQAPKILGYVDRRGRPLISILIATAFGLLGYLADLDQPSEVLNWLLAITGLSSIFTWASICLAHIRFRKAWAVQGRSLDELSYLSQAGVTGSWIGLFLNILVLIAQFWTAAWPIPPTLPDPDAVDEFSTAPEGARRVVPTVPTGNGSGVTINNQGDVVHNVFLQCSCVPIIVLFWAGYKIWFSTKVVRLEDIDLDTGRRRAGVVYWNSHSAGGGGGARARGLPVFSLLTKPELEWERERELRGMPRWKRVYRYLC
- a CDS encoding uncharacterized protein (EggNog:ENOG503Q4PE), with translation MALQAAYKQFLAAPTPTVLAQDASLHYITSTTSFNGPDSIIKHFSTFRNQSKKKKEDVLFVIEGQNAVVLEAELVIEFISSGGPYLPGLDDNFLADRTVSFAVTHIVLFDADGKILQIRQNWDQGSLLKQLDVIGKSGRNWPIRDGKDQVSLIAKCVKGGGAPGFTTDLPMHNRTKSTNPLRDPHASLALFAPRDEQEEVTVVSPYAGRRPTQRSFTEILGDEPEEPASPSNGRERSVSPSKAKAGVSKNFQAVRLFDRDDGTAEADTPENGRSPERVIRPNPKKYQHFDFDDGHSQEAPKPAPAPAKSSKHGASWGFEDFVTPQKPTASRTLHKAREARNWSTEDGITEEQPAPKAQQAKGRITAEAHFDFVDDGETPAGGRFRGPPRGRGQNEGQHLYEMNLYKEDGSAPTPGPAPLGNITNQAGRHKSFDPHFEMTDESPRDSNNGKDKAEKLGDDRKKAVRMMESNWETYDVSPAALKENNNPNGKTRGIVTAGDGMGNKKGGWGLAEKKERGINTAGDGMGGRKGAGRGWALGDESDEDAPTQPQKKGGRGPPAKAESFWDF